GAGACTGACGGGTTCGCGATTGAGAACGTCACTATCCGAGTGCTGGTGACGAGTGAGGGGAAAATTTGGTCATACCACTACGCACTCTTTGGAGAGCGAGACGGGGAATCGTACACCGAGCGCGCGACGGTCGAGTACAAACACGTCGGGCAGGGGCGCGTTCACGAACCCCACTGGGCTGACGAACTAAACGGAACTGACAGCGATTCCACTCAGGAAGCGGCGTCGGCGTAGAAAAACGGTCGAAACGCGATTCGTTCAGCGGTCAGGTGTGGGAGATGGGCTGAGAGCCGATTTTTACATCATGCCGCCCATGCCGCCCATACCGCCCATGCCGCCACCCATGCCACCGCCGCCCGGTGGCATTTCCTCGTCGCCGCCCTTGTTGGTGGAGAGGTCACCAGCGGCGATGATGTCGTCAATTTTGAGGACGAGGTTCGCGGCCTCGGTGGCACTGGAAATTGCCTGCTCCTTCGCGTGGGCTGGCTCGACGATGCCTGCCTCGAAGGTGTCTTCGATTTCGCTCGTGAAGACGTTCAGGCCAGCGCGCTTCTCACCGGACTCGTGGGCTGCACGGAGGTCGACGAGCGTGTCGATGGAGTCGAGACCAGCGTTCTCGGCGAGGACGCGTGGCACGAGTTCGAGGGAGTCTGCGAACGCCTCGACGGCGAGCTGCTCGCGGCCGCTCACGGAGTCAGCGTACTTGCGCAGGCGGCTTGCGAGTTCGACTTCGATTGCGCCGCCGCCGGCGAGGACGCGGCCGTCGGAGACGGTCTGTGCGACGACGTCGAGTGCGTCGGTGATGCCGCGTTCGAGTTCGTCGACGACGTGTTTCGTGGAGCCGCGGAGCAGCAGGGTGACACCGTGGGCTTCGCCTTCGCCTTCGACGTAGAACAGTTCGTCTGCCTCGTCGCGGCGGATGGTGCCCTTGCCGAGGTCCGATTTCTCGACGCTGTCTAAGTCGGAGACGATGGACGCGCCGAGGACCTCTTTCAGGAACTCGATGTCGGACTTCTTCGTGCGGCGGATGGCGAGGATGCCTTCCTTCGCGAGGTAGTGCTGTGCGAGGTCGTCGATGCCCTTCTGGCAGAAGACGACGTCAGCGCCGACGTCTTTGATCTGTTTGACCTTCTTTTTCAGCTGGGCTTCCTCGTTGTCGATGAACTGCTGAAGCTGAGATGGGTCCGTGATAGAGACCTCGGTGTCGACGTTGGCCTCCTCGATTTCGATGGCTTCCTTGAGCAGGAGGATGTTCCCGTCCTGGACTTCTTTCGGCATCGAGTCGTGGACTGGGTCCTTGTCGATGGCGGCACCGCGGAGGAGTTCGGACTCGCCTGCGGCGCGACCGGTCTGGGTTTCGATGTTGATGAAGTCGAGGTCGACGACGTTCTCGCCTTCGTCGTTCTCGACCGTGACCTGGCGGACGGCGTCGACGATAATCTTGCTGAGGACGTCCTTGTTGAGCTCTGCGCCTTTGCCGGTCATGGAGGTCTCAGCGACCTTGCGAAGCAGGTCTTCGTCGTCGGTGTCGACGCGCTCTGCGATGTCGTCGATTTCCTTGCGGGCCTGCTGGCTCGCGAGGTGGAAGCCCTTGATGATGGCCGTCGGGTGGATGTCCTGTTCGAGGAGGTCCTCTGCGTTCTTGAGGAGTTCACCGGTGACGGCGACGGCGGTGGTCGTCCCGTCGCCTGCCTCGTCTTCCTGCGTTTCGGCGACCTCGATAATCATCTCGGCCGTCGGGTTGTTGATGTCCATCTCTTTGAGGATGGTGACGCCGTCGTTCGTGATGGTGACGTCGCCCATCGAATCGACGAGCATCTTGTCCATCCCTTTCGGGCCGAGTGTGGAGCGTACGGCATCAGCAACTGCACGGGCTGCGCGGATGTTGTGCGCCTGTGCGTCGCGGTCCTTCATTCGCTGGGAATCTTCGCCGAGGATGATCATCGGCTGACCCTGCATTCGCTGACTCATAATCAAGAGCGACTATAATTGTGATTCTACATAAATGCTTTGATTTCCGCTCCGGCCAATTTCCCACACAGTACGCCCGCTGACGCCTGAAACCACCAGAAAGAGCAGTCTCGTTGGAGAGGGTGTGACGGAGACCCACACGACGTGGACGTTCTGTTCGTTCGTTCTTTAAATACAATCTACTAGCCACAGGTCTTCGAAACCATCGACCACCTCGAAACGGCAGTCGAAGCACTCGCTCGCACGATGTAACCTATTGGCTCAGAAACAGGTATTTCTCCTCGCTTCGCCATCCCACTATCAATGGAAAATCGCAGGCGGACGGTGGTCGCGGTGGCCATCGCGGTGCTCTCGATTCTCGGTGCGGCAGTGGTTGCGGGGAGCAGTGCGACGGTAAGCGAGACACAGACCGACCAACAGCTCGTCACGCGGAGCGTCAACGGCGCAACGAACGGTCTCGATGGTCGACTCTACCTCTACGTCGAAGGTGAGCGCGAGGCAGATTCGCTCAGAGCTGCGCTCACGGAAGCGTTTGGCGACCGCGGCGTCGAGGTGCTCGAACTCGAAACTCTCGCGGACACGCACGATGCGCCCGTGCTTGCAGTGTTCGCTGAGGAGCCGACAATTCGCTACGCCCCCGGCGAGTCTGTCGGCACGGTGCGATGGGCGCTCTCCTACTCCGCCGCCGGTAACGCCACCCAACTCGCGGCAGTACGCGCAGACCCGACCGCTGGCGTCACCCTGTCCGCGTCGAACCCGTTCGTTCGCACCGGAACGTTCGAAACCCGTGATACCACGAGGGGAGTGTTCTCGCTCCCAACCTATCGCATTCACCTCGCGGACGTCATCGGAACGACAACTGCAGACGCGGTTTTTGCACCCTGACCGGCAAATATTTTCTCTCCTGTGGAAAGAATTAAAATAACATAAAATAAACCAGATAATTATATATTCCTCTCAGCCTTATTAGTGTTCGATGAAAACCCCCATTCGGTCCCCTCTTCGCCTCGGGTTAACGCTTCTATTGCTGTTCAACGCGGCGAACGTCGCTGCGTTCAACGCCGTCGAGAGCGATACCGAGACGGAAAGTGTCTTGATTACGAGTAACACTATCGGTGTTGACAACTTGCTCGACGACCGGCTCTATCTCTACGTCGAGGGTGACGTTCGTGATGCGGCGATGCTCCGAGTCGCGCTCACGGAAGCATTCGCCGCAGAAGGCGTGACCACCGTCCCGGTCGATTCGCTCGACGGTCGATTCGATGCCCCCGTTCTCGCCGTTTTCTGTGACGAGGTAGCCCTCGAGTACTCTCCCATCCGTTCGAACTCGAAAGTCGATTGGCAACTGTACTACTCCGCGACGGGCAACGCGGCACAACTCGCCACGCTCCGTGCAGACAACTTCGCCCCCATCGACCTGACCGACGCTGACCCGTACGTCAGCTTCGGGCTGT
This sequence is a window from Haladaptatus sp. QDMS2. Protein-coding genes within it:
- the thsB gene encoding thermosome subunit beta; translation: MSQRMQGQPMIILGEDSQRMKDRDAQAHNIRAARAVADAVRSTLGPKGMDKMLVDSMGDVTITNDGVTILKEMDINNPTAEMIIEVAETQEDEAGDGTTTAVAVTGELLKNAEDLLEQDIHPTAIIKGFHLASQQARKEIDDIAERVDTDDEDLLRKVAETSMTGKGAELNKDVLSKIIVDAVRQVTVENDEGENVVDLDFINIETQTGRAAGESELLRGAAIDKDPVHDSMPKEVQDGNILLLKEAIEIEEANVDTEVSITDPSQLQQFIDNEEAQLKKKVKQIKDVGADVVFCQKGIDDLAQHYLAKEGILAIRRTKKSDIEFLKEVLGASIVSDLDSVEKSDLGKGTIRRDEADELFYVEGEGEAHGVTLLLRGSTKHVVDELERGITDALDVVAQTVSDGRVLAGGGAIEVELASRLRKYADSVSGREQLAVEAFADSLELVPRVLAENAGLDSIDTLVDLRAAHESGEKRAGLNVFTSEIEDTFEAGIVEPAHAKEQAISSATEAANLVLKIDDIIAAGDLSTNKGGDEEMPPGGGGMGGGMGGMGGMGGMM